TTAGTATTATCAGAAAGATACAGCTTTACAATTCTTTTCAAAAACAGCTGAGCTCCTGGAGGTGCTTTGGGCGGAGCACTTAAGCACAGATTCCCTGCAAAACACCAAAATTTGATGCAGTTTAACTCACCACCTGAGGTTCCGACTCATGACCGGGACCTTTTACCTCTGGGACCACTCTGTCTTTCAGTTTGAAACAATCTGCAAATCCAGTGTCGAACTGGGCCTTGTTTAAAAACATTCGTCACCGAAATGAcgggaacaaacaaacacacttgcaAAACTCTGTTGCTGCCCCAGAAAACAAACTGCCTTCACTGTTTCCTTAAttctgggttctttgggaagctaaATAAGGTAATCTtaccctcacatccaaaaacacacttctttggagACATTCTTCTCAAGCAACTTCCGTCGTTGATGGGCTGCTCTTGTTTTAGCTCTCAAGTTGtgctttaacagtgtaaataactcAGAATGCACGAAATAGCattagaacccccccccccccctttaatcttccacagaaaaaatatataatatatatttgaaatgacatgaatatgtgtagatcataaaaaatatttctatgaTAAAAGTGTAATAAGTTAACCACTACAAGCTGAGGTcgagtgtcttgctcaaggacgcAATGAACCAGCAGCCTTTGCGGTTACCAGCCATATTATAGCAACCAATAAATCTGAAATATCACAGTGAACGGCAAAGAAAAACAACATGCTGTGCGGCTCCAGCACCATGTTTTACGTGGGTGTGTGTCACTGTTTCCTAGTATTAATAACGCAGCAGGGTTCACCTAACAGCTGCTCTCTGCCATACCTCTCAACTGTGGTAAAACAGGCCGCTAATGAGCTTTCGCTCAGGATACTGCTTGCTAAGTGCTAACCCGACCCAACCCGAGTTTACACTGACTGGAGAGATCAGAAGTAATTAAACCAAATGCTGACATTCACACGCTGCTCGCCAGTTGTCATGGTGAAGCAACTTGGAGGAGGAAAGCTTCAGTTGGCTGGATTTGTGCCGCATTCCTGTGTACTGCTGGTTATGGAAACTTTCCTTGTAATTGGAGTCTGATAGTCTTAATGGCTCTGGCGGAGTCTAAGATGAACACTGCAAATAAATGTGAGGCTATTTTTGAGCTGCGTTTCGAGGGCTGCGTGTGTGCTGCTCAAATACTGAGTGTGTACCTTACTTTGGCAAATTGATGGAGTGAAGAGTACAAAGACACGGTGTttgcatggataaaaaaaaaaaaaaacagaaaactatAGTTTAACTGTTTCATTTTTGAGAATTGCAGAGATACTATTATGGTTTTATGAACATTTTCAGCTTTTATTGTTATATAGTTTCACTATAATAGCCCTGCTAATTACTGATTTGGTATCAAAGACATTTTGAAAAACCTTCGAAAATTTATAGTTTCATGAACTAATGATTAGAAATACTTCGAAAGCATTTTTTATTCTTAACTCTAACATTTACAGATGCattattaaattcaaatgttAACATTatcatctgttaatattatttaatggacctgagctaacatgaactaacaactTATTAAGTGAACCTATAATGTTAACAAAGATTGATAAGATTGATGCTGTAACAGATGTATTGCTTATTGttcattaatgttagttaatgcattacctTATTGTAAATTTTAAACAATAAGTTAAATCTTATAAAAATTGCACTAACCTATTGTTTACAGGTAATAAAAAActgataacaaataaataaacgtaTTAACATTTAAAAGGAAGAAGACACTTCTCATATATTTTACTGTTGTTTAATCaaaccttcaaaaaaaaaattcaactgtcAAAAGCTTAAAGGAAGCAtgaaaaaatacaagaaaaaaagagagaaaacaataTCTTCGTAACCCAGAATACCTTGATTGATTTTAACAgcagtatatttttttatgttttataatcaACAATTTTGGTTCTGTGTTtactaaatgtaattaaaattaaaatatctgtttttattaattttgttatttgacagtttttttttattattttatttttatttttaatttggagAATTTCCATGTGTGGGACCTAAAATTTGTACAAATGGCAATTGCACACCATTTTGCCTTCAAAAATGGGTATTGGTGACCCAAAAGGGGTGAGTGATGAACTGTACAATTTTGATATTTCAGCTCCTTTGGTTGCATATAAAGATGAAAGGTGTCTGGGCATAGTTTCCTAAACTTATGATGGTCACAGAGAGAATATACTATTTGCAAAACGAATAACCTAAACAAatcaatgcaaaacatttaaaatatgtgtttggCAGTTTACATATTATATCATAAACATCCAGCCCCGTGTGTGTCCTCATCTCTGTGGTGGAAGGAGAAACCCAGCACCCTGTCTACCGTCACCAGTCCTGTGGTACCAAACATGGCCAGGGCAGCATCAGATTTACTCCAGGCCTAATAATAGTCCCAGCTGCCTCGCCCCGCACAGGGCTGCCAGGGAACACTCTGTACACACGTTCCATGCATTTCTCTGTGCTGACAACACAGCAAGGACTCCTACTCACCCGTCCTGGCACTGGCACCCAGCCACCGCACGACCCGCATACATCTGTATttaaaacactatgatgccagAAACCACTTATtgtcaccatgaaatcaaaatggacatTTCTTGTATTTATGGAATATtttagtgtttattataaatgattcatccatgcacatcattattttagtttttatttatttgccctTGTAATCTTTATTCAAAAAGATTTcccctcccccttcacatctcttctcttctctggCGCAAACGCATGGACACTAACCTTTCTCCTCAGGCACTGATTCAATCATTTCCCAATCGAACAAAACGAAGCCCCGCCctacaatttattatttattttttctcattcaAGAAAGCCGTTGCACTTGGATGTATGTCAAAATAGGGAAGTAAACTAAAATAagtaaactaatttttttttttttaaatctgtcctCCTTGCTCTCTTGCTCATACAGACACACTCTTATCTTATCTAATGCTCACTGCTGCACATATAAACAATGAAGCGGCATGAATATTTAGCTGTTGCTTCTTTGCCCCAGTGGGCAGACATGGTTTGAATGAGATAACAGTATTTTCTGAAAATGTCTGTGTATGCCGTGGTAAATACATGTCTCAGTTTCCTGAACAGGGTAAAAATACAAATCAGCTGGATGTCACAGCACTGTAGTTTGTCTTTAAAAACAAGCTGCTCGTCACTGTGCTAAGTATTGCTTCGATGGCAGGATGCAATCAGAGAAAGCGATTAATTCAGCATTTGGGGAATTAAGACAACAAGTTTAACTGCACTCATCTTTGTTTTCAAATTCTCTTCATATTACATAGCTGAGCTGTTGCTTTTACTTGATTTAATCAGCCTGAGCTGCATAAGGACCTCTGTTTGTTTTCTGAACAACATTAGAAGGATGCTAAATCTCTGTAAAGCTCTAAGAAAATGCATTGATGTGACATTCGCATCATCTCTCATCTTTTGCTGGGATTTtgcttatacatatacatatattttgtataactgtaaaaaataatttctgtcTTATTTTTCAAGTaaagctatataaatatatttgaaacaaCATACAGTTATCTGGGAAGCAAATGGCATAAGATATTAAGActggcaatgttttttttttttgtctcatcttGTTTGCAAACTTTCCCATCAACGTTTAAATTGTGTTGCAGTGagcctttttcttttttggcaGTCTATAAAGCATTTCCCACCTTTCCTTGTTTAATTGGATGCTATAAATTCACAAAATTGATGGCTTTCTGTTCTCAGCTCGAATACAAAAGGACAGAGGACAGGCGCAGTAATTCACATGGGGGTGTAGAGCAACCACCACTCCACAGTATTGCCTTTTGTTCAGCGTCTTGGGGGGGTTGGCCAACTAAACTGCATTTCCTATAGACTAAGaaacaattatttataaaattaaacaatgcaGTGTTTCACAAAAGTGAGTTCAAAAGCAAAAACCCATttgctatttaattttatttgctgtATTGTCTTCTACTTTTTTTCTAGAAAAATCAAGATGTTTGCGGGAGCAGATTAGGGTCATAAGATGGACTTCACTATTCTCAATAGAATTATACCCGTTACATTCTGGGAactttatagttattgtccttTTGGTATTAATGGCCCTGCAGAGATGAAGATAAAATCCCCATGAGTCGTGTAACGATTCAGCATTAACATGAATGGCTCCATGCAATACATTTACATGCAAAATGCCTATTAGTCACCCGCTACTAGCAATATTAATCATACATACTGTACCCTGTGTGGGTGACTGGTGTGAAGGTCTCTCTTACAGTAAGGTGCATTGCACTCAGGAGCGTATCTATGGTTTCCGGGCCCCCTGAAAGGCATATTGACTCGGGCCCCTGTCCCTTGTCGGGCCCTTGGACCCGTCCTAACCATACCCTCGTTAAGGCGCCACTGATTGCACCTAAACATACAGAGAGATAAGTCATTATGATGCTATTTCCTTCAGAGGAtgttctcacatctttttcagcTCCATACCCAAAGGGAGACCTTGCTTTTGTTCCCTGGAGATTTATCCTGGAAGGAAAATACACCTATACACGCACAATAAATAACGTCTATCCGTGAGACCTGACAGTCAGTTCATTTTGCACAGCCAACCATGACTTTTAGGGGAATGGACTCCGTGTCATGCTGTGACAAATGCAAATAATATTGGATGTGGAGAGGCGCGTTATTTATGATAGCGATGGAGTCGGTGGTAAGTCAAAGGTATGTGTTAAATGGTAAAGATGGGCTTCACTTCGACCCAAGAATGCCAGGCTGAGCAGCAGACACATATTCTGCCATCCGAATCAATGAGGCTGCTGATTTATGCAGTTGATTATGTGCTAGATTACTCCCTCACTTTGGTCATTACAGTGTACGCGTCTATTTCTTCCCACTTGCTACTGGCTAAAAGTGATTATAGAGCAGGAATGCGATGACGGCCTGAGAAGATCATCCATTTACAACGAGGAGTTTGCTGGCCATCTGTGCTATTTGTTTAGCATTACCACAAGAGAAAGAGATTTATCAGTATCTTATGGAAAACAAGCTGGGTCAGAGAATGTTGGCTTATAACATACAAAACAAACACGATGAAGAagctaaacaaaatgaaaaagactTATTTAATATCACACATgacaattaaaaatttaaaaaagaagattttcaaagattttttaATACTTAAGCACATGTACACATTTACCAGAAAATTCTCATCACttattatattatacttattatatatatatatatatacatatatatatatatatatatatatgtatattttttttttcaaagatgatTATTATTACTCAGACTTTTTAGGGTACTGGACAGTTAAAatattgttctctctctctctctctctatatatatatatatataatacaatagagAGAATATCCTATTTACTGTATTATGCAATAAATAGTTTTCATAATCTAGTGATTATTTAGCTTTTAATCAAATCATCTTCAATTACATACAGATTCAACcatgtacaataaataaataaatatatacaattaaagtactatttttatttgtgcattacaatattgagaattttacttttattagcatgacaaataaaaaaataaaaaaatatgatcttGAAATGTTCTCGGGTGGGCTGATATTCACAGTCATATGACAGTCATGTCTGAAATCGATATTAGGCTACATTAGACACGTATAAGGCATGTAGCTATGAGTCTGCAAGAGGTTCAATATAATTTTCAAGAATCAGATTAGGTGTATCATGTTCTAGATTTCCAACCATACACTTCAGCCAGGTTTCTAAAAGAAGCTAGTGAACCATTAAGCTTGCACATAAATTATTCCTTATCGATGATTTCAACACTGAAGCAGAGGATTCCTTTTGGAAAAAACAAACTGCAGCATGGTAATTTCCCATTATTCTGCTCACTCACCCACAAGATTGGTTTTAAAACTCGTAAAACATTGATTATGGCAGTGTGAATCATTTATTCATGCTTTAATTTGTTCATTCATCAACTTAATCATTCTGTTTTTAATTAGAAATACAGACTGCATGTAGTGTCAGCTTAAAATGATAATATGCATTGCATAATTTATGTGTAAGGCTATGACAGTGTAACATACAATCATAAGCTCAAAGAATGAGAATACCCTGCTCTACatcattaatataataatgattctACTGGATATAATGCTACAGACACAGGCCATTTATATAAATTACACTAGCACTGGTGCACTTGCGCCACCTACTGGAGGATTCAGTGACCCTGAAAACCTGATCTATTAGCTACTGAAAACTTGATTTATAGTTTGATCGTTTTAATTCAAAGATTTAGGAAATTAAATTATACCCATCTTcctcaggccacccaagatgtaaatgcatttgttgcttcatcagaacagatttggagaaatgttacattgcatcacttgctctgcagtggatgggtgccgtcagaatgagagtccaaacagccgaTAGTAAACAAATCTATAATTCAGAAGTTTTTAAACTTCAAACTATTGCTTCCAGCTAACAtgtgtcctctatccataatattgctttctccagtgaacaGTGGTCTTgtgtgaatcaggagagaaatatgcacagatcaagggAACACAGTCCAAAACTTTCAGCAAATgttgtcatttttgagtgaactattctttaATATGTTTACCTTCTGTTTTACCTACTATTCTCTTAAAAGTAATTGTATTTGATTTCTGATGCTGTACACCAGTTGTGGGGGCTCCCACTCGTATGGGACGTCACTAGACTCCCGATCGCTGTGGGAATCTCATCCCCCTATGAATGGACCATATGCACGCCCACTTCTGCAAACAGAATGAGACATCCCATTTGCATAATTTACTTTAAGTAAAAAACGAATTCTCCCGTCAGAGCACACAAATCAATGGACACCAAAGAAAAGTTGCTGAGAGCGACTGCTCTTCTGGTGACAGGAATAAGAAGGCAGGATAAATCTGATGCATAAGTACTTGAACACGGTCAAGTGCATGAGGCCCTCCAAGGCGAGACTGCAGGGGTCAAGATGTTTCACCGTGACGTTACAAAACTCATCCTAATGCCAAAAAAGGAGTTTGTTTCAATAGAAATAGTACCCGATATTACATTATGATTAAGACCATAACCCACCATAGACACTAACAGCTTGTTTTTAAGTTGGAAgcaaacactaccattcaaagtttggattcagtaagttttttttatgtattttaattgctTATGCTTAGTAAGACTCATTTGTTTAAtcacaatacagtaaaaactgtaatgtcTCTCCACATCCTCAGCATCCACCCCCCACCCAATCCTATCTCTaattccctccctctctcttttcattcttttcattAGCCTCTTACGGGGTCATGGATGAGGCCCACTCAGCCAGCCTGAGGTAGCAGCCATCGGAGGCCCACCCGAGGGGAAACGCATGTGTTATCCCTCTCCCTCCCATCCAGCTCCAGTCAAAAGTTCAAAGCCGTGTCTTTAAAACAGAGAGTGGTGTGTGTGCTGGCTCCCCTCCCATACGGGGTCACAGTTTCGCTGGAGTTGGAGCTGGGGAGATGAGAGGGCCGGGTGGCCGGGGGGAGGTCCTCACATGAAAGGTCTGCAGCCGAGGAGAGAGTCCCAGAACCAGACACAACACGAGGGAACAGACTGGCCCCCCATCCCCCTTAGCTGCAACACTTCCCACCAAAGAACAGCTGGAATGTGACCTGTTCCAGAACTGAGGCCAGGAATAACTGACAATAGAATCCACCAGGATGGGGATCCCTTATCAAAGCGCTTATAAAAACGCCTCATGAAGCCCCACAACCACAGCTATGCAAACTCGCACCTTGCAGAAAGTTTCGCAACAAGAACCATCCAGGATTTGATTGGAAATATCTTTAATCGCCCTTCTGGTGCAGTTCCAtaaatgtataatacattttcaaataatagTTTTAATCTCATTATACATATGCCATTGTATGGTTTGACAGGAAAACACGTAACATACTCTGTGAAGCACGTACATAGGACTACCTTTGTTTCAATAAATGGTAGTAATGTAAAAGCATAAATAGACGGAACAAACGattacagcacaaaaaaaaaagagtatttaaCATGTCATGTTTCTTTGCGTTTAAGAACGACATGGCTTGATaattgtgtgtaatttctgtgccacCAAATGAAATTGCAAAATTGACTGAGCACTCCGCCAATGGTTGGACAAAAAGTGGTTGAATGTGCCAGGCTGCTCAAACAAACATAGTAATGGTCACTTCGGTTTACACTTTTCTGGGTTCAGATCAGTTAAAAAACAACTTACTGAGAATTGCCTCTCCATTGTAAATATGGAGCTTATTCCGACTTCGAAAAATGACACTCTTCAGCTTCAATGAAGTCATCATCATGaagtataaataaaattttaggtTAGTAACATTTAACCACCTGCTTTTACTGAAGATTCGATTTCAGCAACTGCATGCAAGGCATTTGTTAATAAGATGCAAATAAGGTAATACTATTGCATGAAATCATCTAATATATATGCACGCCTATGTGTCATTCACACAGTGTAAAACACATATTTAATCTCTCCATGGATAAATCAAGCAGCTGCATGCTGCGGCAGAAGCACGACATATGATTGTAGATTCTACAAGTCAAGTTTGTGAGAGAGTCTGCTTCATGAAGAAAAGCATGTGAGATGCAGGCATGTAGGTTTAGGACAGAGGCGTCCAATCCTGTTGCTGGTAGGTCACCATCCAGCAGAGTTTCACACTAGGCAGGTGTGTAGAAGATAACTTTGCGGGCAGTGGCCCTGATGCACCCGGTTTAGGATGTCCAGAGATTCAGATGACATAAGCGCCCTAGTACTTTGTGCTGCTGAACTCCTTCAAAACGTCACAAGTCTTTTTGTTGATAACCTCACGGAGTTTGCGAACACGCCGTACACTAGAAGTGGCCACGAAGCTGTCGGGCTGCAGCACAGCCATGCCGTTGTGAACGTCCCCCATGATGATCATCTGTCCCTCGGCTCTCGTTATGTTCGGACAGGGACAGTTCCAATCCATATTGAGCAGTGTCACCTCCAGAGGTTCTTGCCCGAAGAACCGCAGCCCCATCTTCTCATCCTTCAAGATCTCCTCCACAGTGATGAGCGCGTGGCCAGAGTCGTGGTCCTCGGTCAACTCCGTAATACATCCCAAAACCACAAAGTCACTCTTGCAGAAGCTCGGGACCATCTTCTGCCGGGGTTTGCACAGCTTGCAATTGTGAGGCTTGGGGAAGGGGCACATGTCCTCACAGGCGTCCTTGCTCTCGAAGTTGTTCTCGTTGCCTCCGCAGCCTCCATAAACAAATGACTGGCATTTCTTGAGTGCGTAGCTGTAAGCCCAGCGTGGTTTGTAAGCCTTGCAGGGACCTTGTACACTAGGTAGGGAGCAAGGTGCTGCAAGCTCCGCTCCACAGGACAGCATGCACAACTCATAGGTATCAAAAAGGTTTCGGTTTTTATTACACTGGCTGTACGTGAAGGCAAAGCAATTGTTGCGCTTGGCTTCATAGTACCACTTCATGCTCTTCTCTCCGCAGTCGCCCATATCAGGTGTTTTCAGACACTCCTCAGCAGGTAGGCGAGTGGAATTCATGACCATCTCCGGATTGCTCTGCTCCCTGGGGACCACAGAGAGTGGGAAATGGGCTTGCACAGATCCAGCCTGGTTTGAGGCAGTGCAGGTGTAGATGCCGGCATCCTGGACCTGGGCGTTGTATATGACCAGCTGGGCGATGTTAGTAACTACTATGTTTCCTTGCACATGGTTGGGTTGCATTACAGTGTTCTCTTTACCGTCGATCTGTTTTTCCCACGTAATCGCCGGCTTCGGTTTTCCTGTGACCTCGCAGAGGAAGCTGGCCGTTTCGCCCACGAACACAAAGTGGTGTGCTGGATTGCTGACCACGATGGGACGTTGAATGTCCATTGGTGTGGTCTCAAGATGGGCGGTGGTGGGCTGGGCAGTGGTCTCTGCTGGAAGAGGGCTGGTGTTGGACGAGCTAAAGTGGTACCTGCAGGTGACTTCGGTGAGGGTGACGCCCCTGGTACAGGCCTCAGCATCCATGTAGCACTTGTTGTAGTAGGTCATGCCATCTGAGGCGCATGTAAAATGGGGTTCCCGTCCACAACGGTCCTGGCATTTGCACACCGGCTGTCCGTCCCA
The sequence above is a segment of the Carassius carassius chromosome 9, fCarCar2.1, whole genome shotgun sequence genome. Coding sequences within it:
- the LOC132148509 gene encoding WAP, Kazal, immunoglobulin, Kunitz and NTR domain-containing protein 2-like — its product is MWWMLFPRWIWFLFGQFCVLRLDLRARAMPMTLSKVVYSHAGMCPNEINPNLWVDAMSTCARECESDQDCEPFEKCCSNVCGHKSCVAARYMDVKGRKGPVGMPKGVTCDKFMCTQQGSVCEIWDGQPVCKCQDRCGREPHFTCASDGMTYYNKCYMDAEACTRGVTLTEVTCRYHFSSSNTSPLPAETTAQPTTAHLETTPMDIQRPIVVSNPAHHFVFVGETASFLCEVTGKPKPAITWEKQIDGKENTVMQPNHVQGNIVVTNIAQLVIYNAQVQDAGIYTCTASNQAGSVQAHFPLSVVPREQSNPEMVMNSTRLPAEECLKTPDMGDCGEKSMKWYYEAKRNNCFAFTYSQCNKNRNLFDTYELCMLSCGAELAAPCSLPSVQGPCKAYKPRWAYSYALKKCQSFVYGGCGGNENNFESKDACEDMCPFPKPHNCKLCKPRQKMVPSFCKSDFVVLGCITELTEDHDSGHALITVEEILKDEKMGLRFFGQEPLEVTLLNMDWNCPCPNITRAEGQMIIMGDVHNGMAVLQPDSFVATSSVRRVRKLREVINKKTCDVLKEFSSTKY